The following coding sequences are from one Gossypium hirsutum isolate 1008001.06 chromosome A12, Gossypium_hirsutum_v2.1, whole genome shotgun sequence window:
- the LOC107929214 gene encoding LIM domain-containing protein PLIM2b: MAFTGTLDKCKACDKTVHVVDMMTLEGVPYHKTCFKCSHCKGNLQMTTYSWMDGILYCKPHFEQLFKESGNFSKNFQTGTRPTELNRTPSKLSSLFSGTLDKCAACEKTVYPLEKVTMEGECFHKTCFRCAHGGCPLTHSSYAALDSVLYCKHHFAQLFMVKGNYNHVLQAATHRRNNSTASSSENVETRAEPEESAADEESKEASDN; encoded by the exons ATGGCATTCACTGGAACTTTGGACAAGTGCAAGGCTTGCGACAAGACTGTCCATGTGGTCGATATGATGACACTCGAAGGAGTGCCATACCATAAAACTTGTTTCAAATGCAGCCATTGCAAGGGTAACCTTCAG ATGACCACTTATTCTTGGATGGATGGAATACTGTATTGCAAGCCTCATTTTGAGCAACTGTTTAAGGAATCTGGGAATTTCAGCAAGAATTTTCAAACAG GGACCAGGCCGACTGAACTG AATAGGACTCCCAGCAAACTTTCATCCCTGTTTTCTGGAACCCTAGACAAGTGTGCAGCTTGCGAGAAAACAGTGTACCCGTTGGAAAAG GTTACTATGGAAGGTGAATGTTTCCACAAGACATGTTTTAGGTGCGCCCACGGTGGCTGTCCACTGACACACTCATCTTATGCTGCTCTCGACAGTGTCTTATATTGCAAGCACCATTTCGCTCAACTTTTCATGGTGAAAGGAAACTATAACCACGTTCTTCAAGCTGCTACCCATAGAAGGAACAATTCGACGGCATCGTCGTCTGAGAATGTGGAAACTCGTGCCGAACCGGAGGAAAGTGCTGCTGATGAAGAATCCAAAGAGGCATCTGATAATTGA
- the LOC107929274 gene encoding acetyl-coenzyme A carboxylase carboxyl transferase subunit alpha, chloroplastic: protein MTTISLVAGNCGRGRGYEDGRFEFRSNLYLGKDFLASDLFNNNPFRRKANGCLSKALKGFGNGNGRRFRVIARVKKGKKHDYPWPDNIDLDIKDGHLTYLSHFKPLAEKPKPVTLPFEKPLVDLEKKIIEVCRMADETGLDFTDQIGALENKYQQALKDLYTHLTPIQRLAIARHPNRPTALDHILNITEKWVELHGDRAGYDDPAMVTGIGTMDGKSYMFIGQQKGRNTKENIFRNFAMPTPHGYRKALRMMKYADHHGLPIVTFVDTPGAYADLKSEELGQGEAIANNLRTMFGLKVPIVTVVIGEGGSGGALAIACPNKLFMLENSVLYVASPEACAAILWKSSQAAPKAAEKLRITAQEHYKRKIADGIIPEPLGGAHADPVWTSQQIRLAITQAMDELTKMDMEELLHHRMLKFRSIGGFQEGKPVEPERKRNMKPSDASRLNAADIESDLEKLKKNILEAKVPSDPITDQAIEKLKQDVDNEVTRAFISMGLQEKLESLKLELSRASDNQTLNRNLKVKVDKLMQEFKQNLSRPGAHLGLKQKLEKLSMVSRLIEQKEKGEKLKAEINQKIPSEIKEKLEQLETAQANLSKGDPLDEDLVAEAVKAKKELIEVLKSANLEIVGVAKRKAAAELQEKIVNVKKEIDGEIERVIDVAGLHGKIEELKAEMVIDSSSPKVEKLQAEIKEEIRTALDDTALKQKVENLRREFATSSEEVIDEKVIDDKVIAENGRW from the exons ATGACTACAATATCATTAGTAGCTGGGAATTGTGGAAGAGGAAGAGGATATGAAGATGGGAGGTTTGAATTCAGGTCAAATTTATATCTTGGGAAAGATTTTTTGGCTAGTGACTTGTTTAATAATAATCCATTTAGAAGAAAAGCAAATGGGTGTTTGTCAAAAGCTTTAAAAGGTTTCGGGAACGGAAACGGGAGGAGGTTTCGGGTTATTGCGAGAGTTAAGAAAGGGAAGAAGCATGATTACCCTTGGCCGGATAATATCGACCTGGATATCAAAGACGGGCACTTAACTTACTTGTCTCATTTCAAGCCTTTGGCCGAGAAACCGAAACCGGTGACCTTACCATTTGAGAAGCCATTGGTTGATCTTGAGAAAAAGATTATCGAG GTATGCAGAATGGCTGATGAAACTGGTCTGGATTTTACTGATCAAATTGGTGCTTTGGAAAACAAGTATCAACAG GCTCTGAAAGATTTATACACACATTTGACACCTATTCAACGCCTGGCCATTGCTCGACATCCCAACAGGCCGACAGCTCTTGATCATATATTGAATATCACAGAGAAG TGGGTGGAACTCCATGGAGATCGTGCTGGCTATGATGATCCAGCCATGGTAACTGGTATAGGAACCATGGATGGTAAGAGCTACATGTTTATAGGCCAGCAGAAAGGTAGGAATACGAAGGAGAACATTTTTCGCAATTTTGCAATGCCGACTCCCCATGG ATATCGGAAGGCTTTGCGAATGATGAAGTATGCTGATCATCATGGTCTTCCTATCGTAACATTTGTTGACACTCCGGGGGCATATGCTGATCTTAAATCGGAGGAACTTGGTCAA GGGGAAGCAATTGCCAACAACCTGAGGACCATGTTTGGCCTTAAAGTGCCAATTGTAACAGTTGTCATTGGTGAAGGTGGTTCTGGTGGGGCTTTGGCCATTGCTTGTCCCAATAAATTGTTTATGCTCGAGAACTCTGTTCTATACGTTGCAAG CCCTGAAGCATGTGCTGCTATACTATGGAAATCTTCCCAAGCAGCTCCTAAG GCGGCTGAAAAACTGAGGATAACAGCTCAAGAACATTACAAGCGCAAAATTGCCGATGGTATCATCCCC GAGCCTCTTGGAGGCGCACATGCTGATCCTGTATGGACTTCCCAACAAATTAGACTTGCAATCACTCAGGCCATGGAT GAACTAACAAAAATGGATATGGAAGAGTTGCTTCATCATCGTATGCTTAAATTTCGATCAATTGGAGGTTTCCAAGAAGGCAAGCCCGTGGAACCTGAAAGAAAACGAAACATGAAGCCTTCGGATGCTAGCAGGTTAAATGCTGCAGATATAGAATCCGATCttgagaagttaaagaagaaTATCTTGGAGGCTAAGGTACCTTCCGATCCTATCACGGACCAAGCAATAGAAAAACTTAAGCAGGATGTTGACAATGAGGTCACGAGAGCATTTATTTCAATGGGATTGCAAGAGAAGCTTGAATCACTTAAGTTGGAGTTATCCCGAGCCTCTGATAATCAAACCCTTAATCGTAATTTGAAGGTGAAGGTGGATAAACTTATGCAAGAATTTAAGCAAAATTTGTCAAGACCAGGGGCCCATCTTGGTTTAAAACAAAAGCTTGAAAAGCTAAGCATGGTTAGCAGACTCATTGAGCAGAAAGAGAAAGGTGAGAAACTGAAAGCCGAGATTAATCAGAAGATTCCATCTGAGATCAAAGAAAAGTTGGAACAATTGGAAACTGCTCAGGCGAACTTATCCAAAGGGGATCCACTCGATGAAGATTTGGTGGCCGAGGCAGTAAAAGCTAAGAAAGAACTGATTGAAGTTTTGAAGTCAGCAAACTTGGAAATTGTTGGAGTGGCAAAGAGAAAAGCCGCTGCGGAACTACAAGAGAAGATCGTAAACGTGAAGAAAGAGATTGATGGAGAGATTGAAAGGGTAATCGATGTAGCCGGTCTTCATGGAAAAATCGAAGAATTGAAAGCGGAGATGGTGATAGACTCCAGTTCACCAAAGGTAGAAAAATTACAAGCAGAGATCAAGGAGGAGATTCGTACCGCCTTGGATGACACAGCATTGAAACAGAAGGTTGAGAATCTAAGAAGAGAATTTGCAACATCCTCAGAAGAAGTTATCGACGAGAAAGTTATCGACGATAAAGTTATCGCTGAAAATGGAAGATGGTGA
- the LOC107929295 gene encoding uncharacterized protein At3g61260: MAEETKKEVAAETPVAPTPAVEAPTLVAEDLKADSENTTLAPPPAEEKSDESKALAVVEKAPEPAPKKSSSGSHDRDVALADLEKEKKLSFIKAWEDSEKTKAENKAQKKLSAIVAWENSKKAALEAKLKKIEEQLEKKKAEYAETMKNKVASIHKEAEEKRAMVEAKRGEEVLKAEEIAAKYRATGQSPKKLLGCF; the protein is encoded by the exons ATGGCGGAGGAAACGAAGAAGGAGGTTGCGGCTGAAACGCCGGTGGCTCCGACGCCGGCAGTGGAAGCTCCAACGCTGGTAGCGGAGGATCTTAAAGCTGATTCCGAGAACACAACTTTAGCTCCACCGCCAGCTGAGGAAAAATCCGATGAATCGAAGGCTCTTGCCGTCGTTGAGA AAGCCCCTGAGCCAGCACCAAAGAAAAGTTCGAGTGGATCACATGATAGAG ATGTTGCTCTTGCGGatcttgaaaaggaaaaaaaattgtcaTTCATTAAGGCATGGGAAGATAGTGAAAAAACCAAAGCTGAGAACAA GGCCCAGAAAAAGCTCTCTGCTATTGTAGCATGGGAGAACAGCAAGAAAGCAGCTCTTGAagcaaaactcaaaaaaattgag GAACAATTGGAAAAGAAGAAAGCCGAGTACGCCGAGACAATGAAGAACAAGGTAGCTTCAATTCACAAGGAAGCAGAAGAAAAGAGAGCAATGGTCGAAGCCAAACGTGGAGAAGAGGTTCTCAAGGCCGAAGAAATAGCCGCTAAATACCGTGCGACCGGACAAAGTCCGAAAAAGCTCCTTGGGTGTTTCTGA